From Quercus robur chromosome 8, dhQueRobu3.1, whole genome shotgun sequence:
GGAATAATATGTGATGGTTTTTTGAATAATAAGCTTGACTGATTGGATCGATTTATCTTTACATGTAGCTATTCTCTTGATCTgatctaattaaatttgtacATGGAGGCTAGATGGTATTTTATTTGCATATATATGACATGCATGCATATATTTCGATATTGAAATTGCTTGAGTCTTGGTCAGGATTCAAGCAATTCCAATATCTAAATATATTATGCATACATTGTGAACTTAATGTTTGGTTCATAGATCCATTTATACAAGcatgattttataaaaaatttcacttcTTTAAATATGGATTTGCGTACTAGTTCTTTAGTTAGTATTGTAAATTCCATAATTCCCAGAACAagtggaaagaagagagagagagagagagggggggggggggggggggggggtggtgtggGGGCAGGCACTGGAGTTAGCTACGTTTATTTATAACAACGAACATGTACGTCGTATAGATGCAAATAAGGCAAAATGGAAAATTAAAGTATGGAATTTTTGCTATTCAAATTAGAGTACATATtttcatcaaagaaaattaGAATACATATTATTAAAACACCAATTCGAAGGGAAACTAAACTTTATTGGaaagcataaagaaaaaaaattatataatccTTCGGGGGTGGGGTAGGGATGGATGGGAACATGTTAATACATGGGCACCTACGTAGGGTAGATTTAGTCTCTTGAACCATAATATCTCTCACATCAAgaattcatacaagttttgattttctaaatttgaGTTTGAACCTACTGTGAGAAACATCATAATTTCATGACCAAAACCTCAATCGTAGTGagcaaagaaaataatttcatgaCCAAAGTCTCAACCTATTGTAGCCCTTCTACAAAAGTACACAAAAAGTAACGCTAAAGCAGTTGACTTGCATATTGTAGATGAGGGAATCCCATGTCTTCCTCTCCCAAAAAATCCCTTCAAAAATGGCCAGAAGCATAACACCAAATACACACTACAAAATACCTCCCCTAGCCCAGACCCATGCCCATCACGAGCTGGAGGTTGCAACTTTAATAAACTCACAACCAACGCTGTCAAGTGCACGACCAAAATGGTTGTACTAGGCAAGAAAATTGGGGACTCGTTGAAGGTGAACCTTCCCGCTTCAGCATCACTGGCATCATCACTAGATTGGTCTTTTTGTGTTACTTCAAAAACTGTCTCGGACATTCCTAAGAGCTTAAGTATCACACTGAGAAATCCGAATAACCATGCATTCATTGTGTTTATTCGTGACATTCTTTGATTATTCCACCATGCTCGAACTGATTGGCCGCTTCTTAGGTACTCGGATAAAGTGTATACGTTGTAAATGATGAAGATAGCAGCTAGTACATATAGTGTTGGTTCTTGCACCTGAATATACATATGCACGTTTTAAGGTTGCAAAAACagtataaaacaaacaaacaaacaaaaaaaaaaaaaaaaaaaaactataaaaaattaattttgaatacATTATAGTTTCATGCAAGGTTAgaaaaacagtaaaaaaaattaaaaaataaaaataaaaaaataataaaaaaactataaacttaattttgaatatattataGTTTCATGAGCTTCGTCATGCAAATTTTGGACAATAGGAAAATTTATTACTTCGAATAGAGATTACCATATGcacatgatttttgttttggtggaAGTATGGaacacatttgcaaaaaataaagaggcAATAATGATGACATGCACAAGATTTATACAACACAAAGTTTTGGCATGACACAATTGTAGCTCTATATGTCTTGCTATAAATAAACATCAGCGTAATGGTTTAGGGTTGCAGAATGACttttaaatgcattttttaagtttaaatgattagctttttttttttttttaattggataatTCTATAGTTGATGGGAGGACTTTAATCTTGACACACAAGAGGTGCTTCACTGATTAAGCTATAATATTCTTGACAATTAACATTTCGTTCCTAAATTTAATAGCTAACAAATTGAGattgtatatttctttttataagatgttaattttttattaaaaattactCCTCTTATTATTTTCCATCTAAGGGGCTTAATTTTGCCACGCCTAAATTAGAGtcttaagaaaaagaaaattccccACCCTCAAAAAAAGctatcattaatttattttagtggCAAATACGAACAGAAACATGCAATAAAAAGACAAATTAGACCTTGGAAGGAGCATATATGCAAAAGTAAAATTAGAGGCTTGCTGTGGTTTGTCCTCACCTTGGGCAAGAAGTGGGAGTTGGTGATGAGACAATACGCAGGCAAAGCAGCATAGCATAGCTCGGGGATGGAGCGTAGACCCCACATGAGGATCCATAAATATGCCAAACATTGCCTAAATTGAAGCTCTCCAAAGAAAGTCGCAAATATAGGACAACTTTTGCTAAAAAGAATTTCAAGTAGGCCTGTTACCCACCTCTTTTGTTGGGTTGCTACGGAAGGCCCACCTGAGGGTGCGCACCCTAAAAAGGCCGGGGGGTTTGGTGATAAAAGGGCCGACCTCCAACCTCTTTTATGGATCATTAGTCCAGTGTGGACATCTTCTGTGGTCGATCCATATTTCCATCCAACCTAAAATGGGGCACCCACAATCATCAGAGTTGGACCgtaaaaatcaaaaaactaaataaataaataaaaagaataagggAAGTAATTAAAAGTGCACCTTCCCATACATATTCAGTGAAATGTACTGGCTCAAcaccttatcaaaaaaaaaaaaaaaacactgaaaaaaTGCAATGCTTAAAATTGATCCATGCAGTCGGCTaaacttcaaatatttttaaaagtaaggTTTACATACGTTTAATGGTCCTCCTAATTTGtgatttgtatatatttgttgaaaaaatttagagattaaattttttttttttaaaactattggTAGATACTAAAAATAGATTCAGTAACGGCCatataattacaatttatttagcACCATAACAAGTTTTGAAAAAAGTGGCATATTTAACATTGCTGTTTTATGTTACTAACCTTTGTACCCCAACTAGTACCATACTCATAAGCAGAACCACTGACTTGGTATGATGCCTGAAATGAATTCGAAAGATTGGGTGGTGGATCTGTCTTCCCTTTTAAAGCATTAGCACCTGATTTGATCAACTCCTTTGAGCtcccaaaatttgaaagaatGTTATTAGCCGTTTTTTCTGccaaaaggaaagagaaaaataaaatattagtagtACAAAAAGGAAAATCTCCACCATGATGATGAAGCGATTGTCCAATGGACCCAAAAGTTCACGTTTTGTCACTAAAAGTTAGTTGCTTATTGAAgttgaagaaaattgaaacaaacatgttatgGTTAATAgagaatgacattttttttttttggttggttaaaatccaaaattaatTTACTTACCGTTTACTGAATCTACATCATCTGGAGATAGACCATAGATAACTTTCCGACTGTGAAAGCATCCTGTTCCACCATAAATAGGTCCTTGAAGTCCTGCTATTCCATGCCCCACATACTTTATATGCACATAAAAGGCAGTTAAGTACTTGACTAATCAAATGATAACTTTCTTCATATTATTAAATTTCCTTTAGTCACGTAACATATCCCTAAAATTTgatgtttatttaattatagagtatgaaagaaaaaagaaaagacttatTTCGTAAGATTAAGATTCAATTTGACTCACTTTAAATAAAACCACCAATTGATTGCCGTATGGGTCATCCTTTAATCCACCATAGAACACTTGTGGGAATTGAGAAAAtgcaattttgttttcactcttGGAATCCAGTAGTGGGCACATTGCATGAAGAGCAGTTTTTGGATTGTTGACAAACATATCACAGTCTACATTCAACATATAGGGAGCATTCGTCATCAAACCAGAGACTCTGGCCTATATATGATACAATCGGTTccaaaaaagggggaaaaatgtGTTAGCCAATTAGAATACATCAGTAAAGAGTGATaagatttattaaaataaaatcctacAAATTTTATCCTCCGTAAAGAATATCTTACGAGAACATTCATGGCTCCTGCTTTGTAATGATGTGGATGATTTGGTCGCTTCTCTCTTGATATATAAACCAAATGTGGCAATCCATCTAGAAGACTTATCTTGTTCTCCCATATAAcctattgtaaaataatataaatcagAACAAAGTATCATACATATATCAAACATACACATatgtaatatttcttttatatagaaATGGTTTCATGCTTATGACATTTATTCTTATGTTTTAAATAAATCCAATACACTAGATATCTTTTAGAATTTACATGTAATTTTAATAGGACCCGGTTAATGTATGTTTTTAGGGTATACATTAatcattaattttagaaaaaaaaaattatgaaaaattaaaaaaattgttaaaagaaattagtttatttttcattttttcataaaaattttttttaaaatgatttattaaaaaaaaaaaaaaaaagggaaacacTGAAGTCTCGCTAGTCGGCAAGGCTATACTACGGTAAAggtcaaaaattaaattctgaCAAACTACAATAGTAATAGCTGATCAATAGTCAAAGTGGCGGCTGCTATTTGGAAATCATTGgttaattgatttctttttttgatggaacATTAGTTAGTTAATTGATACGCTATGAGTATGTACTCTAATATATAAGCCGATTTTGTGAAAGGATAAGCCAACTCTTCAACTgagttttgctttttgtttttgtttttatgttttttttttttttctttctttctgttttgtgttttttttttcccccgaATCATTGagttttacttcttcttcttcttcttcttttctttttttctttatttgggaGTTAATGTTACCTTGATAATAGCTGGATGGTTTCTGCGTTCTATGTTCGAGAATTCTGCAAAGTCTCCATTAAAATCACTTGGCACGAACTTTTGGACCGCATCCTCAATTTTGTGGCTAAGTCGCTCATACTCATCCtacagaagaaaaagaaaaacaaatttgcataTAAATTGCAGGCAAAGATCTCATCGTTGTCccatttcaaaattgaaaaatgctatactatttcagattaattttttacaaattgatctGCCAAATAACGTGATTAATAgacttaaataatataatatataacttttgaattttttttcttaaatttgtgattgatgatatataactttataaattttatgtaacaaaatttgtaataatcttACCATTAGATTACTGCAATATAgcaaacaaaaagtttttttataagatatacCAATATTGTGATTTaagatggaaaataaattttcagaCACAACTCCAGATTTGGATTACCTTCATTCTCTTCCATTCCTGTTGAAAATCACTTGAACTACCCCCGAAAGTTTGGGGGTTACTAGAAAAGTATCTAAAGGGGGCTCGAACATGAATATTGTACTTCTTACAGAATGGAACCCAAAGCTTGGCAAACTTTGAGGCTTCCACAAGAGAGTAGTAAGTGATTGGAGAACAACCATCATCTGATACGTAACAAGCTAGCTTGTGAGCTGGATAATCAATTGCCAACAAAGAGAGCACGGTGTTTACTGTGATGATAGGTGGTTCTAGCACAGGGTCCGCAGTTGTCACAAACATGTCCACCGATGGAAGTTCAGGTACCCTATATCAAAGTTATGAACATGAATCAATCATGTTAGACACCTGACCAGGTAAAGagattgtaataaaaatatatagaagaaGAACAGCCAAACACAAATTGTAGTGGCAACTAAAATTAAGTAACGTATTATTGGCACAACATCTTATAGGTTACCGTTGTAAGAGTCGGTCTGGATGCGTTTTATATTCAACAGGATTCCATTTGGTGCTGATGACGAGAGCCCAAGTGAAGGTGAACCATGACTCGCATAGGAAGGCAAGCAACCAAGTGAGACCATGATTTTTGAGGAAGAGAAAACGATAAATAAGAAgagaaaggagaaggaagaagattaGGATATCAAAGAGTCTTTGTAAAGTGTTTTTACGTGGGATTTTTTCATACAGAGGGAGAGTGATCGGGTTGGCCATGGAGTAGATAGGAATACAATTTGAGCGGCACTACTATGCTGGTCTGGTATTTGCATTGATGGCCATGTATATATGTGGCAGAGATAGGCGAGGATCGTGTTTATTGTGGTCCCTCTTACATAGACGTGGATTTCACATGCATGGGTCCCTACTCCATTGTTACCACATGCATGGGTCGCTACTCCATTGTGCACAGTTTTCAAACTCATTGGAATGGAGTGTGGAGAATCCTCTAGATAAAGATTTTActgtttcctttttttaatataatggAGTGGACAATTTTCATTGATCCAACTAGCTTCCCACGTTGATACCTCATTGATGGTACAATACACAGAAAAGCGTTATTTATGTGAGTCGTAGGAGAAAAATACTGACGGGTGGCTTTCCATGATTACATGTGTGAGGAAGTGTGTGACCATTTAGAGGCTATCTAGATGGCTTTGTTTGTATAActcaattttctgttttcataactcataactcaaaaatggtagGACCCATAACTAGAAGTCCGTTTGGCTacacgataactctgtttccatcactcaattatctgatttttgagttatgagttatgaaaactgaaaatacattttaactgctttcagtttccataacttataactcaatgatatttttgtaattaaacacacatgagggacccCTAGTCATAACTCAGCCGCACCTTTTGATCAccttttgacctttttttttcctttcttctcttgGGTTCGGTCTTCTCTTcctggggttttttttttttttttttttttttttttttcctttcactgGGTTCAGGTTTCTAggtactggaaaaaaaaaagttgcaccAAGTGACAAGTATggggcccacaaatagtgtgaaaaatattgagtaatggaaagtgagtgatggtgccaaacaggtgtgaaaaattaagtgatgagtgatgagtgatggaaattgagtgacggaaattgagtaaTGAAATTTTTGCATCCAAATAGCCTCTTAGCTGCAGCTTTTTTATTCTCACTCTGTCtattatttcacttttttttcgcATCCACTTTTATATGTTAAATTATGGATATTTTTTACATCAATTTTGGATATCATGCATAcaattttatctatttatttataataccaTGTACACAACTTGTTGTTGATGTGTATATAATTCGAAGTAATATTACATtacttaataatttattatttgatgcaaattttaaaaaatctattgttggaatacattatattcatatattctctatacttacaaaatttcaaagtgatctaAGATCAATAGTcatattatcaatcaattatttaaattcaagttttagtaatttaaaataattcataaaagatgagtttatgaatCGCATggtaaataacatttgattgacatgaaaattaacatgcatgttaaatacatataaaacatgtaatttaacagtgggattttaaaatatgaatttaataacaagttattgggtagtgtaacattgtttagagttacaccaaatataacttgaacccaaccctctctctctctctctctctctctctctctctctctctctctctctctctctctctatatatatatatatatatatatttcacatGCTTAATTTGTtggattatatatattattacttcGTCTAGATGTTAGTCACATGATTATAGTCATTTATGTGAAATGCTAGCCTTAGCTATTAACTTAATTATACTCCTAAGgaaattgagaaaattaaaacacTTAAAAGTAATGGTACTTATTAAAGATATCAAAGtccaaatttataaaaacttctagatttattttatcttataatATTTGGAATGCAAATAAAGTATCTATATTCATAATTCtactttaattgaaaaaaaaaatcataatcttACTTATAGTTCAAGTCATGTgatcttaaaattaaattactCTCATAACAAAattaggcgtaaatgcacttttagtccctacatttttaagtttttccattttagtccctacattttattttttccacttttagtccctaaaaccaatttacgctttccgttttagtcctttccgtcagtcaaccaacggaaatagctgaggtggcagccggaacaattaaaatattataaaaaatgccacatcacccTGACAAATCagcatatatattttaaaaattaatttattaattttaattaaataaaaaaaataaaaacataattaaaaataataaaatcaaacctaaacccagaaaatcaaatccaagaacacaaattcagaattaaaaacaatgaaatcaaatgcctatgaacacaagaacacaaacccagaaaatcaaacccaagaacaagaattcaaaattaaacccATTTAAAATGAAGTCTTCACTCCTCCAACTCATTACATAACAAAACAAACTTCTCATTTACCATTTACTCGCATTTCTCCTTTCCCAACTCCCCATctccactaccaaaaaaaaagcaagcaaAGAAAGACCCAAGACTTTTTATAGTCACGCACACACAATTTATACTGATAACATTTGAGAATCCATTGattgatatttttatattacaaaTGGATGAGCATTCTTCAGGCGGTGAGGAGTACTTGTTGAAGATAGTTCTCATTGGTGACTCTGCTGTTGGCAAGTCCAACTTGCTGTCACGCTTCGCCAGAAACGAGTTTGATACTAACTCCAAGGCCACCATTGGTGTCGAGTTCCAGACCCAGGCTGTGGAAATTGATGGGAAGGAGGTGAAAGCCCAGATCTGGGACACTGCTGGGCAAGAGCGTTTCAGGGCTGTCACTTCTGCTTACTATAGAGGCGCTGTGGGTGCTCTCATTGTCTACGATATCACTCGTACCACTGAGACTCCGACACTAAGTGGGTACAGTTGGGTGGGATCTGACGGTTCTTGTTCCGAGCTAGTGGCCTTCGACCGCTTGATGAAGATGTGGCGTTGAGAGTTTGGAGGAGAAGGAAGACAACTAGGATTGAAACCAAGATCCGAAGACCAAAACCCATCTTCAGTCGCTGACAATTCTCACAAGTCACAAGTTATTGTGGCTGGCTCCACCCAGAAACTGAAAGGCCGAAAGTGAAACcttctcttcctttatttttatttttttttgttactgtGAAAAGGCTAAAAGAAGAGGCAATTACCGCACCTGGTTCTTAGGTTGGTTTTGAAGTTTCGACGGTGTGTGGCGTTGTTTTGGTGGTGGGTATaaattttggtggttgtgggttgctgTTGGTGGGTATAAATTTCATGttcttgggtttgattttctgggtttgtgttcttgtgttcataggcatttgatttcattgtttttaattctgaatttgtgttcttggatttgattttctgggtttaggtttgattttattatttttaattatgtttttattttttttatttaattaaaattaataaattaatttttaaaatatatatgctGATTTGTCAgggtgatgtggcattttttataatattttaattgttccggctgccacctcagctatttccgttggttgactgacggaaaggactaaaacggaaagcgtaaattg
This genomic window contains:
- the LOC126695318 gene encoding cellulose synthase-like protein H1 isoform X1, with the protein product MANPITLPLYEKIPRKNTLQRLFDILIFFLLLSLLIYRFLFLKNHGLTWLLAFLCESWFTFTWALVISTKWNPVEYKTHPDRLLQRVPELPSVDMFVTTADPVLEPPIITVNTVLSLLAIDYPAHKLACYVSDDGCSPITYYSLVEASKFAKLWVPFCKKYNIHVRAPFRYFSSNPQTFGGSSSDFQQEWKRMKDEYERLSHKIEDAVQKFVPSDFNGDFAEFSNIERRNHPAIIKVIWENKISLLDGLPHLVYISREKRPNHPHHYKAGAMNVLARVSGLMTNAPYMLNVDCDMFVNNPKTALHAMCPLLDSKSENKIAFSQFPQVFYGGLKDDPYGNQLVVLFKYVGHGIAGLQGPIYGGTGCFHSRKVIYGLSPDDVDSVNEKTANNILSNFGSSKELIKSGANALKGKTDPPPNLSNSFQASYQVSGSAYEYGTSWGTKVLSQYISLNMYGKVGWKYGSTTEDVHTGLMIHKRGWRSALLSPNPPAFLGCAPSGGPSVATQQKRWVTGLLEILFSKSCPIFATFFGELQFRQCLAYLWILMWGLRSIPELCYAALPAYCLITNSHFLPKVQEPTLYVLAAIFIIYNVYTLSEYLRSGQSVRAWWNNQRMSRINTMNAWLFGFLSVILKLLGMSETVFEVTQKDQSSDDASDAEAGRFTFNESPIFLPSTTILVVHLTALVVSLLKLQPPARDGHGSGLGEVFCSVYLVLCFWPFLKGFFGRGRHGIPSSTICKSTALALLFVYFCRRATIG
- the LOC126695320 gene encoding ras-related protein RABA5b-like — its product is MDEHSSGGEEYLLKIVLIGDSAVGKSNLLSRFARNEFDTNSKATIGVEFQTQAVEIDGKEVKAQIWDTAGQERFRAVTSAYYRGAVGALIVYDITRTTETPTLSGYSWVGSDGSCSELVAFDRLMKMWR
- the LOC126695318 gene encoding cellulose synthase-like protein H1 isoform X2, which codes for MANPITLPLYEKIPRKNTLQRLFDILIFFLLLSLLIYRFLFLKNHGLTWLLAFLCESWFTFTWALVISTKWNPVEYKTHPDRLLQRVPELPSVDMFVTTADPVLEPPIITVNTVLSLLAIDYPAHKLACYVSDDGCSPITYYSLVEASKFAKLWVPFCKKYNIHVRAPFRYFSSNPQTFGGSSSDFQQEWKRMKDEYERLSHKIEDAVQKFVPSDFNGDFAEFSNIERRNHPAIIKVIWENKISLLDGLPHLVYISREKRPNHPHHYKAGAMNVLARVSGLMTNAPYMLNVDCDMFVNNPKTALHAMCPLLDSKSENKIAFSQFPQVFYGGLKDDPYGNQLVVLFKYVGHGIAGLQGPIYGGTGCFHSRKVIYGLSPDDVDSVNEKTANNILSNFGSSKELIKSGANALKGKTDPPPNLSNSFQASYQVSGSAYEYGTSWGTKVGWKYGSTTEDVHTGLMIHKRGWRSALLSPNPPAFLGCAPSGGPSVATQQKRWVTGLLEILFSKSCPIFATFFGELQFRQCLAYLWILMWGLRSIPELCYAALPAYCLITNSHFLPKVQEPTLYVLAAIFIIYNVYTLSEYLRSGQSVRAWWNNQRMSRINTMNAWLFGFLSVILKLLGMSETVFEVTQKDQSSDDASDAEAGRFTFNESPIFLPSTTILVVHLTALVVSLLKLQPPARDGHGSGLGEVFCSVYLVLCFWPFLKGFFGRGRHGIPSSTICKSTALALLFVYFCRRATIG